The nucleotide window CAACTCGTGTTCAACGGCACGAAGGCGAACTGCATCGCGTGCCACAAGGTCGGCTACGTCGGCGGCACCGCGGGGCCGGACCTGACCCGCATCGGCGGCATCCGCACCGAGCGCGACCTGCTGGAATCGATCCTGTACCCGAGCGCCAGTTTCGTGCGGAGTTACGAGCCCGTCCGTGTGGTCACGAAGGACGACCGCACCTTGAACGGGGTGCTGAAGAAAGACGCGCCGGAAGAGGTCGTGATCGTGGTGGCGGCCGACAAAGAAGAGCGCATCGCCCGCTCGGAGATCGAGAGCCTTGCACCCAGCACAGTGTCACTCATGCCCGGCGGACTGGAGCAGCAACTCACGCCTCTGGAATTGGCCGATCTGATCGCGTTCTTGAAAGCCTGCAAATGAAATCGTCGCGACCGCGCCCGGCACCGGAGCCCGCTCGGCACGGTCGCGACGACTGCAACGAAACAATCGCGCCGGGCCTCATCCTCCAGCCCGGACATCGGCCGGTGCTGCGCCATTCGGCACGGAACGTGTGTGTAAAGTTGATGAGAAATCCCGGTATGAACCGGTAGAGAGAGACACCTGGGCGCTTCGATAATATCAAAGCCTGCGAAACGCCCTTTGTCCGCCCCTTTCTTGCTTTCGCCCCGCCCAATTGCGCCCATCTGTGCTGCGTTCCGACCCCTTCTCAGAGGGTGCGGCTCCATCTCTGTTTTCTCGTAGGAGTTCTTATGCCCTCTCCGGTTCACGCTCCATTCCGTCGCCGCGCGTTCACACTGATTGAACTACTGGTCGTGATTGCAATTATCGCGATCCTGATCGGACTACTGCTGCCCGCAGTTCAGAAAGTGCGGGCCGCCGCCGCGCGGATGCAATCGGCCAACAACCTGAAGCAGATCAGCCTCGCGTGCCACAGTTACCACGACGCCAACTCCAAACTGCCCCCGCTGTCGGCCGCCCTCCCGCCTCCCACCGGTTCGAGCGGCGGACAGGTGTCCGTCTTCTTCTTCCTGCTCCCGTACATCGAGCAGGATAACGTGTACCGGCTGGGTGTGGCCAACGGCGGGGCCTGGGAAGGCGGGGCCGCTTCGGCCGGGTCGAAGAAGATCAAGACCTATCTGTCGCCGCGCGACCCCTCGAACCCGCCGGACACCTGGGTGGAGAGCAACGGCGGCACCTGGGCGCACAACAACTACGCGGCGAACCACGCCCTCTTCGGCGTCCCGGGCGGCGGCAACACGATCTCGAACCTCACCCTTCAGGGCATCGGCGACGGCACCTCGAACACGGTGGGTTTCGGC belongs to Gemmata obscuriglobus and includes:
- a CDS encoding DUF1559 domain-containing protein, which produces MPSPVHAPFRRRAFTLIELLVVIAIIAILIGLLLPAVQKVRAAAARMQSANNLKQISLACHSYHDANSKLPPLSAALPPPTGSSGGQVSVFFFLLPYIEQDNVYRLGVANGGAWEGGAASAGSKKIKTYLSPRDPSNPPDTWVESNGGTWAHNNYAANHALFGVPGGGNTISNLTLQGIGDGTSNTVGFGEQYAVCGTGETDTTSGSQYYHKLWAYYIPWRWERGPYFDTRIMSNDTITPNEASTAATPQLTPTVQNCNPYLLQAMDAGGCQVGMMDGSVRQVNSGVSGATWVRAIWPQDGLVLGSDW